Proteins encoded together in one Mus pahari chromosome 9, PAHARI_EIJ_v1.1, whole genome shotgun sequence window:
- the Atoh7 gene encoding protein atonal homolog 7, with protein sequence MKSACRPHGPPAGARGAPPCAGTAERAVSCAGPGRLESAARRRLAANARERRRMQGLNTAFDRLRRVVPQWGQDKKLSKYETLQMALSYIVALTRILAEAERDWVGLRCEQRGRDHPYLPFPGARLQVS encoded by the exons ATGAAGTCGGCCTGCAGACCCCACGGCCCTCCGGCGGGAGCGCGCGGCGCGCCCCCGTGCGCGGGCACAGCCGAGCGCGCGGTCTCGTGCGCGGGGCCCGGGCGGCTGGAGAGCGCGGCGCGCAGGCGCCTGGCGGCCAACGCGCGCGAGCGGCGTCGCATGCAGGGGCTGAACACGGCGTTCGACCGGCTGCGCCGGGTGGTGCCGCAGTGGGGCCAGGACAAGAAGCTGTCCAAGTACGAGACACTGCAGATGGCGCTCAGCTACATCGTCGCGCTCACCCGCATCCTAGCCGAAGCCGAGCGGGACTGGGTGGGGCTGCGCTGCGAGCAGCGGGGCCGCGATCACCCCTACCTCCCATTCCCGGGTGCTAGGCTCCAG gTTTCGTGA